The following coding sequences lie in one Lolium perenne isolate Kyuss_39 chromosome 2, Kyuss_2.0, whole genome shotgun sequence genomic window:
- the LOC139835173 gene encoding probable 2' cyclic ADP-D-ribose synthase BdTIR has protein sequence MVSRLRASAEAAAQVIEGRTRQQQALVARRVEYYDEESVTGEARYDVFINHRGVDTKRTVARLLYERLARDGVNGFLDNMSMRPGDRLEDRISAGIRECRVAVAIFSPSYCDSEYCLRELAMIVESRKAIIPIFYNIKPSELILPQAIADSDVYLPRDLERFRFALREAKNTVGITYNSATGDMAELVSAAAEAVFYNIEKMEKVQRREMIVSRI, from the exons ATGGTTTCGCGGTTGAGAGCGTCGGCAGAGGCGGCAGCGCAGGTGATCGAGGGGAGGACGAGGCAGCAGCAAGCCTTGGTGGCGCGGCGGGTGGAGTACTACGACGAGGAGTCGGTGACCGGGGAGGCCCGCTACGATGTCTTCATCAACCACCGCGGGGTGGACACCAAGCGCACGGTGGCGCGCCTGCTCTACGAGCGCCTCGCCCGGGACGGCGTCAACGGCTTCCTGGACAATATGTCGATGCGGCCCGGCGACAGGCTGGAGGACCGGATCAGCGCCGGCATCCGCGAGTGCAGGGTCGCGGTCGCCATCTTCTCCCCGAGCTACTGCGACTCCGAGTACTGCCTCCGCGAGCTCGCCATGATCGTCGAGTCGCGCAAGGCCATCATCCCCATCTTCTACAACATCAAGCCCTCCGAACTTATCCTGCCCCAGGCAATCGCAGACTCCGACGTCTACCTCCCCCGCGACCTCGAGCGCTTCAGGTTCGCGCTACGCGAGGCCAAGAACACCGTCGGGATCACCTACAACTCCGCCACAGG GGACATGGCCGAGCTGGTGTCAGCGGCAGCCGAAGCGGTGTTCTACAACATTGAAAAAATGGAGAAGGTGCAGAGGAGAGAGATGATCGTTTCAAGGATCTAA